One Methylobacterium sp. AMS5 genomic region harbors:
- a CDS encoding YqaE/Pmp3 family membrane protein, translating into MSTLIKILIAFFLPPISVLMTHGFGIQFLFNILLCLLFYLPGSIHALYLLLSDR; encoded by the coding sequence TTGTCGACCCTCATCAAGATCCTGATCGCGTTCTTCCTGCCGCCGATCTCGGTGCTGATGACGCATGGATTCGGGATTCAATTCCTCTTCAACATCCTGCTCTGCCTGCTGTTCTACCTACCGGGCTCGATCCACGCGCTCTACCTGCTGCTGAGCGACCGCTAA
- a CDS encoding FAD-dependent oxidoreductase, giving the protein MTATENFRFETDADGIALATWDMPGRSMNVITMEVVAELERIVDTVVADEAIKGCVIVSGKNNFSGGADLTMLQGLGVEYERLKASEGEAVAMRHFFEESRRLSLVFRKLETCGKPFAAAVHGLCLGGAFELALACHHRVLADDDKTRVGLPEIKVGLFPGGGGTQRVSRLMQTGDALQMLFKGEQIRALMAKNMGLAHAVAPAAEIVERAKAWIREGGSAVAPWDVPKFKAPSGKVYSPAGMMIWPPANAIYRRETHDNYPAAKAILASVYEGLQLPMDLGLRVESRYFAHILRTKEAQAMIRTLFISMGEINKGARRPKDVEATKVGKVGVIGAGFMGAGIAYVTAQAGMQVVLIDRDQEAADAGKAHCHKLITGQINRGKAKTADRDALLGRITATPDYGALSDCDLVIEAVFEDPSVKAEVIARVEAALPAHAIFASNTSTLPISGLAQTSKRPEQFVGIHFFSPVEKMLLVEIIRGNQTGDRAVATALDYVRAIKKTGIVVNDSRGFFANRCVLAYIQEGHKMLAEGVPPAMIENVARMAGMPVGPLSLNDEVALDLGLKIMRATEAQLGEGAVDPDQKRLLVAMVETHGRLGRKNKRGFYDYPEGGQKTLWPGLAEIQPNRLDPEGIDIDELKHRFLVVQALEAARTMQEGVVTDPREADVGSILGFGFAPFTGGALSYIDFMGAKAFVALARQLEARHGARFTPPGNLLTMAESGGRFYDALKQAA; this is encoded by the coding sequence ATGACCGCAACCGAGAATTTCCGCTTCGAGACCGATGCCGACGGCATCGCGCTCGCGACCTGGGACATGCCGGGCCGTTCGATGAACGTCATCACCATGGAGGTGGTGGCGGAACTGGAGCGGATCGTCGACACGGTCGTCGCCGACGAGGCCATCAAGGGTTGCGTCATCGTCTCGGGGAAGAACAACTTCTCCGGCGGCGCCGACCTCACCATGCTTCAGGGGCTCGGGGTCGAGTACGAGCGGCTGAAGGCGAGTGAGGGCGAGGCGGTGGCCATGCGCCACTTCTTCGAGGAGTCGCGGCGCCTCAGCCTCGTGTTCCGCAAGCTCGAAACCTGCGGCAAGCCGTTCGCGGCGGCGGTGCACGGCCTGTGCCTCGGCGGCGCCTTCGAGCTGGCGCTGGCCTGCCACCACCGGGTGCTCGCCGACGACGACAAGACCCGTGTCGGCCTGCCCGAGATCAAGGTCGGCCTGTTCCCCGGCGGCGGCGGCACGCAGCGCGTGTCCCGTCTGATGCAGACCGGCGACGCGCTGCAGATGCTGTTCAAGGGCGAGCAGATCCGCGCGCTCATGGCCAAGAATATGGGGCTGGCCCACGCCGTCGCCCCGGCCGCGGAGATCGTTGAGCGGGCCAAGGCCTGGATCCGCGAGGGCGGCTCGGCGGTGGCACCGTGGGACGTGCCGAAGTTCAAGGCGCCATCCGGAAAAGTCTACTCGCCCGCCGGCATGATGATCTGGCCGCCGGCCAACGCGATCTACCGCCGTGAGACCCACGACAATTATCCGGCCGCCAAGGCGATCCTGGCGTCGGTCTACGAGGGCCTGCAACTGCCGATGGATCTCGGCCTCCGGGTCGAGAGCCGCTACTTCGCCCATATCCTGCGCACCAAGGAAGCGCAGGCGATGATCCGCACCCTGTTCATCTCCATGGGCGAGATCAACAAGGGCGCCCGCCGCCCGAAGGACGTCGAGGCGACCAAGGTCGGCAAGGTCGGCGTCATCGGCGCCGGCTTCATGGGCGCGGGCATCGCCTACGTCACGGCGCAGGCCGGGATGCAGGTCGTGCTGATCGACCGCGATCAGGAGGCCGCCGATGCCGGCAAGGCACATTGCCACAAGCTCATCACCGGCCAGATCAACCGCGGCAAGGCCAAGACCGCCGACCGCGACGCCCTGCTCGGCCGCATCACCGCGACGCCCGATTACGGCGCCCTGTCCGATTGCGACCTCGTGATCGAGGCGGTGTTCGAGGACCCGAGCGTGAAGGCCGAGGTGATCGCCAGGGTCGAGGCGGCGCTGCCCGCACACGCGATCTTCGCCTCCAACACCTCGACCCTGCCGATCTCCGGCCTCGCCCAGACCTCGAAGCGGCCCGAGCAGTTCGTCGGCATCCACTTCTTCTCGCCTGTGGAGAAGATGCTGCTCGTGGAGATCATCCGCGGCAACCAGACCGGCGACCGCGCCGTGGCCACCGCCCTCGACTATGTGCGCGCGATCAAGAAGACCGGCATCGTCGTCAACGATTCCCGCGGCTTCTTCGCCAACCGCTGCGTGCTCGCCTACATCCAGGAGGGCCACAAGATGCTTGCCGAGGGCGTGCCCCCGGCGATGATCGAGAACGTGGCGCGGATGGCCGGCATGCCGGTCGGCCCGCTCTCGCTCAACGACGAGGTGGCGCTCGATCTCGGCCTCAAGATCATGCGGGCGACCGAGGCGCAGCTCGGCGAGGGCGCCGTCGATCCCGATCAGAAGCGGCTCCTCGTCGCGATGGTCGAGACGCATGGCCGGCTCGGCCGCAAGAACAAGCGCGGCTTCTACGACTATCCCGAGGGCGGCCAGAAGACGCTCTGGCCGGGGCTCGCCGAGATCCAGCCGAACCGGCTCGACCCGGAGGGCATCGACATCGACGAACTGAAGCACCGCTTCCTCGTGGTTCAGGCGCTGGAGGCTGCCCGCACGATGCAGGAGGGCGTCGTGACCGATCCGCGCGAGGCGGATGTCGGCTCGATCCTCGGCTTCGGTTTCGCCCCCTTCACCGGCGGCGCGCTCTCCTACATCGACTTCATGGGCGCGAAGGCCTTCGTGGCGCTGGCCCGACAGTTGGAGGCCCGGCACGGCGCCCGCTTCACCCCGCCGGGCAACCTTCTGACGATGGCCGAGTCCGGGGGGCGCTTCTACGACGCGCTGAAGCAGGCGGCGTAG
- a CDS encoding EAL domain-containing protein: MTTDARPRTACRACRDGADLDFSFTMAFQPIVNVANARVWGYEALVRGPDGESAGSILSRVTDETLYRFDQAARVKAIELAGRLFPPGGDTKLSINFMPNAVYEPAACIRASLEAARRVGFDNGRLNFEFTENERFHDIAHVQRIVTEYRRQGFFTALDDFGAGYAGLGLLANFRPDLIKIDMDLVRGIDADAGRRTIVGGLNQIARALGVAVIAEGIETAAEAEALHGLGIDLLQGYHFARPALEALPPVAGFAADGAPVKRVA; the protein is encoded by the coding sequence ATGACGACGGACGCCAGACCGCGAACCGCCTGCCGAGCCTGCCGCGATGGAGCGGATCTCGACTTTTCCTTCACCATGGCCTTCCAGCCCATCGTCAACGTCGCCAATGCGCGCGTCTGGGGCTACGAGGCGCTGGTGCGCGGACCGGACGGCGAGTCGGCCGGCTCGATCCTGTCGCGGGTCACCGACGAGACGCTCTACCGCTTCGATCAGGCGGCGCGGGTCAAGGCGATCGAGCTCGCCGGCCGCCTGTTCCCGCCCGGCGGCGATACCAAGCTGTCGATCAACTTCATGCCGAACGCCGTGTACGAGCCGGCGGCCTGCATTCGCGCCTCGCTTGAGGCCGCCCGCCGCGTCGGCTTCGACAACGGGCGGCTCAACTTCGAATTCACCGAGAACGAGCGCTTCCACGACATCGCCCATGTCCAGCGGATCGTCACGGAGTACCGGCGACAGGGCTTCTTCACGGCGCTCGACGATTTCGGCGCGGGCTATGCGGGCCTCGGCCTGCTGGCCAATTTCCGCCCGGACCTGATCAAGATCGACATGGATCTCGTGCGCGGCATCGATGCGGATGCCGGGCGCCGCACCATCGTCGGCGGCCTCAACCAGATCGCGCGGGCGCTCGGCGTCGCGGTGATCGCCGAGGGCATCGAGACCGCGGCCGAGGCCGAGGCGCTGCACGGCCTCGGCATCGACCTGCTGCAGGGCTACCACTTCGCCCGTCCGGCGCTGGAAGCCCTGCCGCCGGTGGCGGGCTTCGCGGCCGACGGCGCACCGGTGAAGCGCGTCGCCTGA
- a CDS encoding acetyl-CoA C-acetyltransferase — translation MPEAYIFDHVRTPRGRGKPDGSLHEVTALRLAETALRALKDRNGLDTRQVDDVVLGCVDPVGEAGGDIARAAALVADYGTHVPGVQINRFCASGLDAINFAAAQVMAGQHDLTVGGGVESMSRVGLGASGGAWPVDPAIAVKSYFMPQGVSADLIATKYGFSRDDCDAYAVESQKRSAQSWDAGLFKNSVVPVKDINGITLLDRDEHMRPTTDMQSLASLKPSFVQMGQMGGFDAVAVDAHPDVEAVNHVHHAGNSSGIVDGAAAVLIGSREAGDAAGLRPRARIRAFANIGSDPALMLTGPVDVTKKVLARAGMSLSDIDLFEINEAFASVVLRFHQAFDLDPAKVNVNGGAIAMGHPLGATGAMILGTVLDELERTGKERALVTLCIGAGMGTATIIERV, via the coding sequence ATGCCCGAGGCCTACATCTTTGATCACGTCCGGACTCCTCGTGGCCGCGGCAAGCCGGACGGTTCGCTGCACGAGGTGACGGCACTCCGCTTGGCGGAAACGGCGCTTCGCGCCCTGAAGGACCGCAACGGCCTCGACACGCGGCAGGTGGACGACGTGGTGCTTGGCTGCGTCGATCCGGTCGGCGAGGCCGGCGGCGACATCGCCCGCGCCGCCGCGCTCGTGGCCGATTACGGCACCCACGTGCCCGGCGTGCAGATCAACCGCTTCTGCGCATCGGGCCTCGACGCCATCAACTTCGCCGCCGCGCAGGTCATGGCCGGCCAGCACGACCTCACCGTCGGCGGCGGCGTCGAATCGATGAGCCGGGTCGGCCTCGGCGCCTCGGGCGGCGCCTGGCCGGTCGATCCGGCGATCGCGGTCAAATCCTACTTCATGCCGCAAGGCGTCTCGGCCGACCTCATCGCCACCAAGTACGGTTTCAGCCGCGACGATTGCGACGCCTACGCCGTCGAGTCGCAGAAGCGCTCGGCCCAATCCTGGGACGCGGGCCTGTTCAAGAACTCCGTCGTGCCGGTGAAGGACATCAACGGCATCACCCTGCTGGACCGTGACGAGCATATGCGGCCGACGACCGACATGCAGTCGCTGGCGAGCCTGAAGCCCTCCTTCGTGCAGATGGGCCAGATGGGGGGCTTCGACGCGGTGGCCGTCGATGCCCACCCGGATGTCGAGGCGGTCAACCACGTCCACCATGCCGGCAACTCGTCGGGCATCGTGGACGGCGCGGCGGCGGTGCTGATCGGCTCGCGCGAGGCCGGCGACGCCGCGGGCCTGCGGCCCCGCGCCCGCATCCGGGCGTTCGCCAATATCGGCTCCGATCCGGCGCTGATGCTGACGGGCCCGGTCGATGTCACGAAGAAGGTGTTGGCGCGGGCCGGCATGAGCCTGTCCGACATCGACCTGTTCGAGATCAACGAGGCCTTCGCCTCGGTGGTCCTGCGCTTCCATCAGGCCTTCGACCTCGACCCGGCGAAGGTGAACGTCAACGGCGGCGCCATCGCCATGGGCCATCCGCTGGGTGCCACGGGCGCGATGATCCTCGGCACCGTGCTCGACGAGTTGGAGCGCACCGGCAAGGAGCGGGCGCTCGTCACCCTGTGCATCGGCGCCGGCATGGGCACCGCCACGATCATCGAGCGGGTGTGA
- a CDS encoding DUF4259 domain-containing protein, with product MGAWGLGPFENDGALDWLALLRNGEIDAVGSAFSSVTTAPDYLEADEGQNALAAAEILAAAHGRPAEGLPQEVARIVAVGGERLVAKPELVGLAREALARILAENSEIAELWDDTPAGPDWRHRVSELDHRLSSIQSP from the coding sequence ATGGGGGCTTGGGGACTGGGGCCTTTCGAGAACGATGGCGCGCTGGATTGGCTCGCCCTGCTGCGGAACGGTGAGATCGATGCCGTCGGCTCGGCATTTTCGAGCGTGACGACGGCGCCGGACTACCTTGAGGCGGACGAAGGGCAAAACGCCCTCGCCGCAGCCGAAATTCTGGCGGCGGCTCATGGGCGGCCCGCCGAGGGACTGCCGCAAGAGGTCGCGCGGATCGTAGCGGTCGGCGGCGAGCGTCTGGTGGCCAAGCCCGAACTCGTCGGGCTGGCGCGGGAGGCATTGGCTCGAATCCTGGCCGAGAACTCGGAGATTGCGGAGCTGTGGGACGACACCCCCGCGGGGCCGGACTGGCGTCACCGCGTGAGTGAACTCGACCACCGATTGAGCAGCATTCAAAGTCCCTGA
- a CDS encoding acyl-CoA dehydrogenase C-terminal domain-containing protein: MPSYRAPVEDTLFLINDVLAIHRYDNLPGFADASADMAQAVLSEGGRLAGDVFAPLNLSGDREGCTRREDGSVVTPKGFKAAYDAYAVGGWMGLSIPEEFGGQGLPHVINTAMQEFVSGANLALSMYPGLTQGAIAALLVHGSPEQKATYLPKMVEGAWTGTMNLTEPHCGTDLGLLKTKAVPNGDGSYSLTGTKIFISAGEHDLSENIVHLVIARIEGAPSGTKGISLFVVPKFLVNADGSVGARNAVACGSIEHKMGIHANATCVMNYDGAKGWLVGQENRGLAAMFVMMNEARLAVGVQGLGQSEAAYQNAVAYAQERLQGRSLTGAKAPGKAADPIIVHPDVRRTLMQIRAFNEAARALMLWTALNSDIAHRSEDAAERQAAEDMLGLMTPVVKGVLTDRGFANAVEAQQMFGGHGYVEEWGMSQFVRDARIAMIYEGANGIQAMDLIGRKLPKDGGRAMMAFLTEVQTFIKDHGEDERMKPFVAPLQPALNDLQAAVMWLMQNAFSKPDNAGAAATDLMHLLGQVALGFMWAKIARAALAKKAEGADVERMDAKLVLGRFFMERMLPETGLRLTRIKAGAETTMALPAEAF; the protein is encoded by the coding sequence ATGCCGAGCTACCGGGCCCCGGTCGAGGACACCCTGTTCCTCATCAACGACGTTCTCGCGATCCACCGCTACGACAATCTCCCCGGCTTCGCCGACGCCTCCGCCGACATGGCCCAGGCGGTGCTGAGCGAGGGCGGCAGGCTCGCGGGGGACGTGTTCGCGCCGCTGAACCTGTCCGGCGATCGGGAGGGCTGCACCCGCCGGGAGGATGGCAGCGTCGTGACGCCGAAGGGCTTCAAGGCGGCCTACGACGCCTACGCCGTCGGCGGTTGGATGGGCCTGTCGATCCCCGAGGAATTCGGCGGCCAGGGCCTGCCGCACGTCATCAACACGGCGATGCAGGAATTCGTCTCCGGCGCCAACCTCGCCCTCAGCATGTATCCCGGCCTGACGCAGGGGGCGATCGCCGCGCTGCTCGTCCACGGCTCGCCCGAGCAGAAGGCGACCTACCTGCCCAAGATGGTCGAGGGCGCCTGGACCGGCACCATGAACCTCACCGAGCCGCATTGCGGCACGGATCTGGGCCTGCTGAAGACCAAGGCGGTTCCCAACGGCGACGGCTCCTACAGCCTCACTGGCACCAAGATCTTCATCTCGGCGGGCGAGCACGACCTGTCGGAGAACATCGTCCACCTCGTCATCGCCCGCATCGAGGGCGCGCCGTCGGGCACCAAGGGCATCTCGCTGTTCGTCGTGCCGAAGTTCCTCGTGAACGCGGACGGCTCCGTGGGCGCGCGCAACGCGGTGGCCTGCGGCTCGATCGAGCACAAGATGGGCATTCACGCCAACGCCACCTGCGTGATGAACTACGACGGGGCGAAGGGCTGGCTCGTCGGCCAGGAGAATCGCGGCCTGGCCGCGATGTTCGTGATGATGAACGAGGCCCGCCTCGCCGTCGGCGTCCAGGGGCTCGGCCAGTCCGAGGCCGCCTACCAGAACGCGGTCGCCTACGCGCAGGAGCGTCTCCAGGGCCGCTCGCTCACCGGCGCGAAGGCGCCGGGCAAGGCCGCCGACCCGATCATCGTCCACCCGGACGTGCGCCGCACGCTGATGCAGATCCGCGCCTTCAACGAGGCCGCGCGCGCGCTCATGCTGTGGACCGCCCTCAACTCCGACATCGCTCACCGCTCTGAGGACGCGGCCGAGCGGCAGGCGGCCGAGGACATGCTCGGCCTGATGACCCCTGTGGTGAAGGGCGTGCTGACCGACCGGGGCTTCGCCAACGCGGTCGAGGCGCAGCAGATGTTCGGCGGCCACGGCTATGTCGAGGAATGGGGCATGTCGCAGTTCGTGCGCGATGCCCGCATCGCCATGATCTACGAGGGTGCCAACGGCATCCAGGCGATGGACCTGATCGGCCGCAAGCTACCCAAGGACGGCGGCCGGGCGATGATGGCCTTCCTCACCGAGGTGCAGACCTTCATCAAGGACCACGGCGAGGACGAGAGGATGAAGCCCTTCGTGGCGCCGCTCCAGCCCGCCCTCAACGACCTCCAGGCCGCGGTGATGTGGCTGATGCAGAACGCCTTCTCGAAGCCCGACAACGCGGGCGCCGCCGCCACCGACCTGATGCACCTGCTGGGCCAGGTCGCGCTGGGCTTCATGTGGGCCAAGATCGCGCGGGCGGCGCTCGCCAAGAAGGCGGAGGGCGCCGACGTCGAGCGGATGGATGCCAAGCTTGTGCTCGGCCGTTTCTTCATGGAGCGGATGCTGCCGGAGACGGGCCTTCGCCTCACCCGGATCAAGGCCGGCGCCGAGACGACCATGGCGCTGCCCGCCGAGGCGTTCTGA
- a CDS encoding SEL1-like repeat protein, with protein sequence MKQTAPISLDSFDPEVLAAAREVARRAGVPLESWIASVATPDPSKPGPRRRRADAASPASEAGAEPTRLVGGRATEKAPAPASRKDGPSHRRREAAQGASAAEAADTTSLEASLGAMMRRLDALDRSISREREASKADAARMIDEMEARLTTARQPVAPEMIAGRIADIERKMGEIAGQIDTPRPLGRRGRPLATEVRDAVAEVRRRQRELEEGIAEWNAAGAVEQQDGPAALSVTHAEDGSGQEPSPAIAELQRETNRLRDALGGLATGRDVSELERTMQAVAGDLQRARAPQELAAIAAPIELMRLQVERIAEDVADNVHARIAGEVERLAGKVDAVLSGALSGPADQSALDGVFRELDEIRRLVASLAGPERIQSLAQGVQAISAQITQLQRDEDAGIATLKPLLEEIRGELKSPESSRELPGALLGRFEALAQRLDGAGAGAGAVGELIERLEGVAEKVDRVSAGGSGLDALESHVLALASRLEAPRDTDPAVARLERSMGDLLAQVTALRNGTDLEATVAHAVREAMTGSAASLAAGGGFELLRADLAEMRANQKGADQRLQSTMEGVQAVLMRLSEQLDRTMTSSAALTVAAPQERAPVVLSSAERVDQERVSHERPAAPKTAVQSSSQNLARPNRTASSDEAGGTEASRLSDELLEPGAGRPGSGRPAAPEASPAPAGGADIKTSFIAAARRAAQAAQAESASEAPLTARLRDKVAPARAPGAETTPLSRIRGALDSRRRTLLLGLAAVVLALGAYQAFLAGKGTPTGDPAAPEVRPVASTATGAPSEATASRTETTAEPAQAASSQAQAPSETSPQTGTPAPGGAQTTPDPATTQSIAEPKSAPAKRGLPQVAGMSTLGPDLAGLPPALAKLKQDALDGDGAAVWEIASREAEGRGVTRDLAIAAKLYERLANAGYAPAQFKVGNAYEKGSGVVRDIEKAKAWYGRAADQGNIRAMHNLAVMHAENPTANGKADFVIAANAFRRAAEHGVRDSQYNLAVLYARGLGVGQDLVQSYLWFSAAATQGDQEAGRKRDEVAAKLSPKDLTEARSLASGFKAKAVDPAANEAPSQKAAAAAGMSLMGAPSPGMPTAAPLSAQKRFGV encoded by the coding sequence ATGAAACAGACTGCCCCGATCAGCCTCGACAGCTTCGACCCGGAGGTACTCGCGGCTGCCCGCGAGGTCGCCCGGCGAGCGGGGGTGCCGCTGGAGAGTTGGATCGCCTCGGTGGCGACGCCCGACCCGTCGAAGCCGGGCCCGCGGCGGCGGCGCGCGGATGCGGCGTCCCCGGCCAGTGAGGCCGGCGCGGAGCCGACCCGGCTGGTTGGAGGCCGGGCGACGGAAAAGGCGCCCGCACCGGCCTCACGCAAGGACGGGCCGTCGCACAGGCGCCGGGAGGCCGCGCAGGGCGCCTCGGCAGCCGAGGCTGCGGACACGACGTCGCTGGAAGCCTCGCTCGGCGCGATGATGCGGCGGCTCGATGCCCTCGACCGCTCGATCAGCCGGGAGCGCGAGGCGTCCAAGGCCGATGCCGCCCGGATGATCGACGAGATGGAGGCGCGGTTGACCACGGCCCGCCAGCCGGTCGCACCGGAAATGATCGCCGGACGCATCGCCGACATCGAACGCAAAATGGGCGAGATCGCCGGCCAGATCGACACGCCCCGTCCGCTGGGCCGGCGCGGGCGCCCGCTCGCCACCGAGGTCCGCGATGCCGTCGCCGAGGTGCGCCGCCGCCAGCGCGAGCTGGAAGAGGGCATCGCCGAATGGAACGCCGCCGGCGCGGTCGAGCAGCAGGATGGCCCGGCCGCATTGTCGGTGACGCATGCCGAGGACGGGTCCGGCCAGGAGCCGTCCCCGGCCATCGCCGAACTGCAACGCGAGACGAACCGGCTGCGCGACGCGCTCGGCGGCCTCGCCACCGGCCGCGACGTCAGCGAGCTGGAGCGGACCATGCAGGCCGTCGCCGGCGACCTTCAGCGGGCGCGCGCGCCGCAGGAACTCGCCGCCATCGCTGCACCGATCGAGCTCATGCGCCTCCAAGTGGAGCGGATCGCCGAAGACGTGGCGGACAACGTCCACGCCCGCATCGCGGGTGAGGTGGAGCGCCTGGCCGGGAAGGTCGATGCCGTCCTCTCGGGCGCCCTCTCCGGCCCCGCCGACCAGAGCGCCCTCGACGGCGTGTTCCGCGAACTCGACGAGATCCGCCGCCTCGTGGCGTCCCTGGCAGGGCCGGAGCGCATCCAGAGCCTCGCCCAGGGCGTGCAGGCGATCAGCGCCCAGATCACGCAGCTCCAGCGGGACGAGGATGCGGGCATCGCCACCCTCAAGCCGCTGCTGGAGGAGATTCGCGGCGAGCTGAAGTCGCCCGAGTCATCCCGCGAGCTTCCCGGCGCGCTTCTCGGACGTTTCGAGGCGCTCGCGCAGCGGCTCGACGGGGCCGGGGCCGGGGCCGGGGCCGTCGGCGAGTTGATCGAGCGGCTCGAAGGCGTGGCCGAAAAAGTCGACCGCGTCAGCGCGGGCGGCAGCGGACTCGATGCCCTGGAAAGCCACGTCCTCGCCCTGGCGAGCCGGCTCGAAGCGCCGCGCGACACCGATCCCGCCGTGGCGCGCCTCGAGCGCTCCATGGGCGACCTGCTCGCCCAGGTCACGGCCCTGCGCAACGGAACCGATCTGGAGGCCACCGTCGCGCATGCGGTCCGCGAGGCCATGACGGGCTCGGCCGCCTCGCTCGCGGCTGGCGGCGGTTTCGAGCTGCTGCGGGCCGATCTCGCCGAGATGCGGGCGAACCAGAAGGGCGCGGACCAGCGCCTCCAATCGACGATGGAAGGCGTCCAGGCGGTGCTGATGCGGCTGAGCGAGCAGCTCGACCGCACCATGACCTCGTCCGCGGCACTCACCGTCGCCGCCCCGCAGGAGCGCGCGCCCGTCGTGCTGTCCTCGGCCGAGCGTGTCGATCAGGAGCGCGTCTCGCACGAGCGCCCCGCCGCCCCGAAGACGGCCGTCCAGTCGTCGTCCCAGAATCTGGCCCGCCCGAACCGCACCGCATCCTCCGACGAGGCCGGCGGGACGGAGGCGAGCCGCCTGTCCGACGAGTTGCTGGAGCCCGGTGCCGGCCGGCCCGGATCCGGCCGCCCGGCCGCGCCGGAGGCGAGCCCTGCACCCGCCGGCGGCGCCGACATCAAGACAAGCTTCATCGCCGCCGCGCGGCGCGCGGCGCAAGCGGCGCAGGCCGAATCGGCATCCGAGGCGCCGTTGACGGCGCGCCTGCGCGACAAGGTGGCTCCGGCCCGCGCGCCGGGCGCGGAGACGACGCCCCTCTCGCGGATCCGTGGCGCCCTCGACAGCCGCCGCCGCACTCTCCTGCTCGGCCTCGCCGCCGTGGTGCTGGCGCTCGGCGCCTACCAAGCCTTCCTCGCGGGCAAGGGCACTCCGACCGGCGACCCGGCCGCGCCGGAGGTCCGTCCGGTGGCGAGCACCGCCACGGGGGCACCCTCCGAAGCCACCGCGAGCCGCACCGAGACCACGGCAGAGCCCGCTCAGGCGGCATCTTCACAGGCCCAGGCTCCGTCCGAGACATCCCCCCAGACCGGGACACCGGCTCCAGGCGGAGCCCAGACGACGCCCGACCCGGCGACGACCCAATCCATCGCCGAGCCGAAATCCGCGCCGGCCAAGCGCGGGCTGCCCCAGGTCGCGGGCATGAGCACGCTCGGCCCCGACCTCGCCGGCCTGCCGCCGGCCCTGGCCAAGCTCAAGCAGGATGCGCTCGACGGCGACGGCGCCGCGGTCTGGGAGATCGCCTCCCGCGAGGCCGAGGGCCGGGGCGTGACGCGCGACCTCGCGATCGCCGCCAAGCTCTATGAGCGGCTCGCGAATGCCGGCTACGCGCCGGCTCAGTTCAAGGTCGGCAACGCCTACGAGAAGGGATCGGGCGTGGTCCGGGACATCGAGAAGGCGAAGGCTTGGTACGGCCGCGCCGCGGATCAGGGCAACATCCGCGCGATGCACAACCTCGCCGTGATGCATGCCGAGAACCCGACGGCCAATGGCAAGGCGGATTTCGTGATCGCCGCGAACGCCTTCCGCCGGGCGGCGGAACACGGGGTGCGCGACAGCCAGTACAACCTCGCCGTACTCTACGCCCGCGGCCTCGGCGTCGGGCAGGATCTCGTCCAGTCCTATCTCTGGTTCTCGGCCGCCGCCACGCAGGGGGACCAGGAAGCGGGCCGCAAGCGGGACGAGGTCGCTGCCAAGCTCTCGCCCAAGGATCTGACCGAGGCCAGGAGCCTCGCCTCGGGCTTCAAGGCCAAGGCCGTCGATCCGGCCGCGAACGAGGCACCGTCCCAGAAGGCTGCCGCCGCAGCGGGGATGTCCCTGATGGGCGCGCCGTCGCCGGGCATGCCGACCGCCGCGCCCCTATCGGCGCAGAAGCGCTTCGGGGTCTGA